From Prinia subflava isolate CZ2003 ecotype Zambia chromosome 32, Cam_Psub_1.2, whole genome shotgun sequence:
GCTCCAGCGGGCTCCGGGCGCACACCCGGCGTGTCACCTCCTCGGCGCTGTCCCCCTGCGGCACCCACGTCACCCACCGGGTCTGTCAGGGCACCCCCACTGCCCCACGGAGCCCCCACTGCCCCACGGCGCCCCTGCGCACAGCCCCCTacagagccccagccctgtgggacCCACTGGGCCTCTGAGCGGTCTCCTGTCCCGTGGGACCCCCACCAACAGCACCCCATGGCAGCTGAGACCTGTGGTACCCCCATGCCATGGCAGCACCCCCGGCCCCGAGGGCTCCCCCCGATCCGACAGGCACCCACTGCACCCTCATACCCGGGGCAGCGTTGTCTGCCGCACAGAACCCCCACCCACGGCAGCCccggcacccccagccccacagaacCCTCACCCACCGCACCCCCATACCCGGGACAGGACTCTCTGCCCCACAGACCCCCACCCAccgcagccccagcacccccagccccacagcagcacccgCCCTCCGCCCCAGCCCCCGGCGCCCCGGGGTCGCACCTGGTGCACGATGACGGCCGTGACCCGCCCGTCGTCCCCCTCGTACTCGAGGCAGAAGAGCCGCGGCCCGCGTGCGGGCTCCGGGGAGGCCTCGCGGGTGTCGGGAGGGGGCCCCGCGCCGGCGTCGCCCTCGGGGCCCCCTGCGGCACCCGCATCCTCAGGGGGCCTGCGGGGCGCCCCAGGCCCGCTCCCCCGGGTGcccccatccccaccctccGTCTCCCCGCACCCAGGGGGTACCCCCACGCCCGGTAccctccccagtcccagcccatCCTGGGGGTCGCCCTTTCCCCACCCATCTCTTGGGTCCCCCAGCCCTGAACGCGTCCCCGTCTCACCCTCAGGATCCCCCACATCCCCCGATGCCGGTGCTTCCCTCCCCCTTCCGCAGCCACATATCGGGCCGCCCCTCCGCGCCCCGGTGTCCCCGCGCTGCCGGTGCCGCTCACCGCCGCTCCGGTGGGGCCGGTACACCTGCTGGTCgggccgccggggccgcgccggcgCCGCAGTCAGCCGCGtccgcgcccggccccgcgcctgCCGCACTGCGCGGTCGTACGCGTCCCTGGGGACCCCAGGGCTCGCGTTACCGGCGAGGCAGCGGAGTTACAGGGTGGGGGAGGGACCGAGGAGCAATGGGGCCTAACCGGCCCGGGGACGAGGGTCCCCGAGGGTGGCCGGGGGGTTCGGGTCGGTATCTGTACCTGGCGAGCTGGTTGCGGCGGATGTGCCGCACGAAGCCGTGGCTCATGTCCAGCCGTCCCCCCGGCCGGCACCGCCAGCCCGGGGCCGCCGTTGTAGCCGCCGACTCCATCCCGGTACCGGGGCGGGGGTCGGTACCGGGACGCGGCGCCTTTAAGAGCCCCGCGGGCGCGGCGCGAGCGCCGGCAGGGGGCGCGGCAGTGCGCATGTGCGGAAGCACCTCTTTCCCGCCCCCCCGACGGTTGCGCATGCGCAAAGGCACGTAGGCGGCTTGACCCCGTCCCTGCGCGGCGCATGCGCACATTGCCCGCGCAGCCGCCATGTCGAGCCGCGGGAGGCGGGACCGcgacccccgggacccccgcgAGGCCTCGGCCGCCTCCTCCGCCCGCAGCTCCTCCCGCAGCCGCCGCGACGCCGATGCCGAGCGGCCGCGGGGTCGGCGGGACGCGGAGCGGGAGCGCGCGCGGCGAGAGGCGGCGGAGGCACTGCCGGTGGATCTCGCGCGCGTCAAGAGGGAACCAGGCACCGGCACCGGCGTCTCGGGGGGCTCCGGcaccgccgcccccgccgcgcccgtCCGTGTGAAGCGGGAACGGGAGCCGGATGGAGACTCCGACCCTGAGCCCGAGCCTGCCGGTGGGGATCGGGAGAAACGGATGGGACCAAAGGGCTGAGAGGACACGGGGGACCGGGAGGAGGGAACGGACACcgggatggggaggggggaacTGCAGTAGGAGAGTACCGGGGTAGGTGCGGGGACACACCAGGCTATGGCGGAGGCATCAGGTCGGTGGGATCGGGCACTGGGGGTGTGAAGGGACAGTGGGTGTCTGGGGCCCCGGGGCGGGTGGGGAGCGAGCAGGGTGATGTCCCCGAGGACACCGGGTGTGCAGAGGAGGTGGAGTGTCCTGTGAGCtgagggggagaggggctgtgtgAGGAGGGACACACTGGGCTGTGGGGAGAACCGGGAGGAGAGAGATGGGAAATGGGGACGGGGATTCTGGAATGAGAGGAGGGGTATCTGAGGGGATTCTGGGGTGGGGGCGTCACCAGGGCTGATACTGGGTGTcctgagctcagctctgggcagagttTGGAGacactggggggcactggggctTAGCCCCGAGGAGGTGTAATGGagagggggctggaggggatGTCATCTTCGTGCTTTTGGGGTCCTTGTGCCCCCCTTGTTAACACTCTCCTGCCCCCTCAGTGCGCTACGGGCGCTTCGACCCCGAGGACCAGCGCAGCCGGCACTGCCCCTACCTGGACACCATCAACAAGTGGGTGATGGGGGTGTTTTAGGgtccccctgtccctggggtTCCCCACAGATCTCCCACATCCCTGTGACATTGCTTCCTCCTCCCAGGAGTGTCCTGGATTTCGACTTCGAGAagctctgctccatctcccTGTCCCACATCAACGTCTATGCCTGCCTCGTGTGTGGGAAGTACTTCCAGGGTGAGCCCccccggggctgctggggggcaCAGAGATGTGGGGAAcacccagaggctgctggagggcacccaggggacagccaggattGATGTGCTGCCCTGGGTCACACACATAAGGACCGGGATGCTGCCGGTGGGGGGGATCATGGGGGACACCCCAGTGCTGTTGTGAGGGAACaccaggggacaggggtggTGATGagggggacacccagggactgGGGTGGAGCACAAGGGATATGGGATGTTGCTGGGGTACCCGAAGGCTGTGGAgacacccagggacagggaTTGTGCCTGATAAGGTGATGGGGAacagccagggacagggtgCTGTCAAGGGGTACAAAGAGGATGCCTGGGGAGGGACACAATGGGGACACCAAAGGACAGGGTTGTTGCTGGCGAAACTCGGGGACCCTCCAGTGGGCACAACCCCCCTGTATGTGCACAGGGGTTCTTTTCTGTGCCCCCTTCCTCTTCCcgtggctgctctgtgcccacccctgatgccctgtgtccccctgaCGGTGCTGTCCCCGCAGGCCGCGGGCTGAAGTCCCACGCCTACATCCACAGTGTGCAGCTGAGCCACCACGTGTTCCTCAACCTGCACACACTCAAGTTCTACTGCCTGCCCGACAACTACGAGATCATCGACTCCTCTCTCGAGGACATCACGGTGCGGGGTTCCTTCAGGGGtaccccagctctggggcatGTTTGGGGGCATGTTTGGGGTCCCCAGTTCTGAGGGATTGGGCTTGGATCTCCCCCAGCCCTGAGGAGTTTGGATTGGGATCCCCCCAGCTCTGGGTTGTTCAGGTTGGGATCAGCCTGTCTCTGAGGTGTTCAGGTTGGGATCAGCCTGTGCTGAGGTTTCTCTCGTCCCACAGTACGTGCTCAAGCCCACCTTTACAGCTCAGCACATCGCCCACCTGGACAAACAGGCCAAGCTGTCCCGGGCCTATGATGGCACCACGTACCTGCCTGGCATTGTGGGGCTCAACAACATCAAGGCCAATGACTATGCCAACGCTGTGCTCCAGGTGACGCCAGGGTTAAAGGCTTCCTTTTGGGGTGAAACCCTGCCAAAACATCactgtgggatggggaggaatTGCACCTTTTCTCCTGTAGGCTGTACACTGTGAGGGTGTTCAGGCTTCATTCTGGGGTGAAACCCTCCCTAAATCCTGCTCTGGGGGTCTCAGGGATGAGTCCCACCTCTTTTCCCACAGCATATGCACTGGGGGGATGCTACCTTCATTTTGGGCTGAAT
This genomic window contains:
- the C32H2orf68 gene encoding UPF0561 protein C2orf68 homolog, with amino-acid sequence MAAARAMCACAAQGRGQAAYVPLRMRNRRGGGKEVLPHMRTAAPPAGARAAPAGLLKAPRPGTDPRPGTGMESAATTAAPGWRCRPGGRLDMSHGFVRHIRRNQLARDAYDRAVRQARGRARTRLTAAPARPRRPDQQVYRPHRSGGGPEGDAGAGPPPDTREASPEPARGPRLFCLEYEGDDGRVTAVIVHQGDSAEEVTRRVCARSPLEPPLRRALCQRVQDELSKRRGTG